One Telluria mixta DNA window includes the following coding sequences:
- a CDS encoding SulP family inorganic anion transporter, protein MLGWLRAYRRDDLAGDVGAGIVVAMMMIPQGMAYALVAGLPPVAGLYASIVPPLLYAVFGTSSSQSVGPMAIISLMTASALAPLASPGSALYGMLAAQLALVSGVVLLACGLLRVGYLANFFSRPVMSGFTLGSAVVIALGQMRTLLGGSLPHVHVPSAALGVGSVALLLFARRWLSPLLQRFGMPCGAADVAARLAPMVLVLGGIALVAGLHLDRMGVQVIGTVPAGLPGLTLATSGEHWQALLKPSLLIGFMSFLIAMSGAQTLALKRAEKLHTNRELVGLGLANVGSALTGGFPVTGSLSRSAVNFAAGARTQLAGVISAGLLAGALVLPTGWLALLPLPVLAATIIVAVLGLLDWSTLRTAWDYDRADALALLATSGGVLLLGVEAGVVLGLLLSLGTMIWRESRPHIAVLGRIPHTEHFRNIDRYSAETDPNVLLLRVDAGLFFGNIEAVSERIEEELAAHREARHLVLVLSAVNAIDSSALFGLLELNRGLARRDIRLHLAEVKGPVLDRLRASTLLSELSGRLFLSTANAWDALARHGT, encoded by the coding sequence CTGCTCGGCTGGCTGCGGGCGTACCGCCGCGACGATCTCGCGGGCGACGTGGGCGCCGGCATCGTCGTCGCCATGATGATGATCCCGCAGGGCATGGCGTACGCGCTCGTCGCCGGCCTGCCGCCCGTCGCGGGCCTGTACGCCAGCATCGTCCCGCCGCTGCTGTACGCCGTGTTCGGCACGAGTTCCTCCCAATCCGTCGGGCCGATGGCGATCATCTCGCTGATGACCGCGTCGGCGCTGGCGCCCCTCGCATCGCCCGGCAGCGCGCTGTACGGCATGCTCGCGGCGCAGCTGGCGCTGGTGTCGGGCGTCGTGCTGCTCGCGTGCGGCCTGCTGCGCGTGGGCTACCTCGCCAACTTCTTCTCGCGCCCCGTGATGAGCGGTTTCACGCTGGGCTCCGCCGTGGTCATCGCGCTTGGCCAGATGCGGACCCTGCTGGGCGGATCGCTGCCGCATGTGCACGTCCCCAGCGCCGCGCTGGGCGTCGGGAGCGTCGCGCTGCTGCTGTTCGCGCGGCGCTGGCTGTCGCCGCTGCTGCAGCGGTTCGGCATGCCGTGCGGCGCGGCCGACGTCGCGGCGCGTCTCGCGCCGATGGTGCTCGTCCTGGGCGGCATCGCGCTCGTCGCCGGGCTGCACCTCGACCGCATGGGTGTGCAGGTGATCGGCACGGTGCCGGCCGGCTTGCCGGGCCTGACCCTCGCGACGTCCGGCGAGCACTGGCAGGCGCTGCTCAAGCCATCGCTGCTGATCGGCTTCATGAGCTTCCTGATCGCGATGTCGGGCGCGCAGACGCTGGCGCTGAAGCGCGCGGAAAAGCTGCACACGAACCGCGAACTCGTGGGGCTCGGCCTGGCCAACGTCGGCAGCGCGCTGACCGGCGGCTTTCCGGTGACGGGCAGCCTGTCGCGCTCCGCCGTGAATTTCGCGGCCGGCGCGCGCACCCAGCTGGCCGGCGTGATCTCGGCGGGGCTGCTCGCAGGCGCGCTCGTGCTGCCCACGGGCTGGCTCGCGCTGTTGCCGCTGCCGGTGCTGGCCGCCACGATCATCGTCGCCGTGCTCGGCCTGCTGGACTGGTCGACCCTGCGCACCGCGTGGGACTACGACCGCGCGGACGCGCTCGCGCTGCTGGCCACAAGCGGCGGCGTGCTGCTGCTCGGGGTGGAGGCGGGCGTCGTGCTGGGGCTGCTGCTGTCGCTGGGGACGATGATCTGGCGCGAGAGCCGGCCCCACATCGCGGTGCTGGGCCGGATTCCGCACACGGAGCACTTCCGCAATATCGACCGTTATTCGGCCGAGACGGACCCGAACGTCCTGCTGCTGCGCGTGGATGCCGGCCTGTTCTTCGGGAATATCGAAGCGGTCAGCGAGCGCATCGAGGAAGAACTGGCCGCGCACCGCGAGGCGCGCCATCTCGTGCTGGTGCTGTCGGCCGTGAACGCCATCGACAGTTCGGCGCTGTTCGGGTTGCTCGAATTGAATCGCGGCCTGGCGCGGCGCGACATCCGCCTGCACCTGGCCGAGGTCAAGGGACCGGTGCTGGACCGCCTGCGTGCGTCGACTTTGTTGAGTGAGCTCAGCGGCCGTCTCTTTTTAAGTACAGCAAATGCCTGGGATGCCCTCGCACGGCACGGTACGTGA
- a CDS encoding GNAT family N-acetyltransferase, with the protein MKILLLDAQACDVMRVQLADLLLDTVGLGGRQAQDYWQDVRAAVAAGTRRLLAASHDGTVIGTVQLDLCQRLDGRRRADVQALMVHSRARRRGIGGVLLRAAEAEARALGRDALRLAAEPGSGAEALIHDLGYERVDAPAGSHVAYAKTLLMPEAA; encoded by the coding sequence ATGAAGATTCTCCTGCTCGATGCCCAGGCGTGCGACGTGATGCGCGTCCAGCTGGCCGACCTGTTGCTCGACACCGTCGGCCTGGGCGGACGCCAGGCCCAGGACTACTGGCAGGACGTGCGCGCGGCCGTCGCCGCCGGCACGCGCAGGCTGCTGGCCGCGTCGCACGACGGCACCGTGATCGGCACCGTGCAGCTGGACCTGTGCCAGCGTCTCGACGGCCGCCGCCGCGCCGACGTGCAGGCGCTGATGGTGCACAGCCGCGCGCGCCGGCGCGGGATCGGCGGCGTACTGCTGCGCGCCGCCGAAGCGGAAGCGCGCGCGCTCGGACGCGACGCGCTGCGCCTCGCCGCGGAGCCCGGATCCGGCGCGGAAGCGCTGATCCACGATCTCGGCTACGAGCGCGTGGACGCCCCGGCGGGCTCGCACGTGGCCTACGCGAAAACCCTGCTGATGCCGGAGGCCGCATGA
- the ureC gene encoding urease subunit alpha — translation MATISRQAYADMYGPTTGDRIRLADTELVIEIEKDYAIYGEEVKFGGGKVIRDGMGQSQRVRADVMDTVITNAVIVDHWGIVKADIGIKDGLIAAIGKAGNPDIQPGVTMAIGGATEIIAGEGMIVTAGGIDTHIHFICPQQIDEALMSGITTMLGGGTGPAVGTAATTCTPGAWHIHSMLMAADAFPMNLGFFGKGNVSQPRPLEEQIEAGAVGLKLHEDWGSTPAAIDSCLSVAERMDIQVALHSDTLNEAGFLESTLAAFKGRTIHTFHTEGAGGGHAPDIIAAVGQDNVLPSSTNPTRPYTVNTLDEHLDMLMVCHHLDPAIAEDVAFAESRIRRETIAAEDILHDLGAISMMSSDSQAMGRVGETITRTWQTAHKMKVQRGPLEGDSSRSDNARVKRYVAKYTINPAIAHGISHAVGSLEPGKIADIVLWRPAFFGVKPSMILKGGMIAASLMGDPNASIPTPQPVHYRPMFGAFGGGLRKSFTFVSQAAFDAGIARQLGLAKTVIPVRNTRGLRKRDMVHNGATPHMEVDPETYEVRADGRLLVCEPAQVLPLAQRYFLF, via the coding sequence ATGGCCACGATCAGCCGGCAGGCCTATGCCGACATGTACGGACCGACGACGGGCGACCGCATCCGCCTCGCGGACACGGAACTCGTCATCGAGATCGAGAAGGACTACGCCATCTACGGCGAGGAAGTGAAGTTCGGCGGCGGCAAGGTGATCCGCGACGGCATGGGCCAGTCGCAGCGCGTGCGGGCGGACGTGATGGACACCGTGATCACGAACGCCGTCATCGTCGACCACTGGGGCATCGTCAAGGCCGACATCGGCATCAAGGATGGCCTGATCGCCGCCATCGGCAAGGCCGGCAACCCCGACATCCAGCCCGGCGTGACGATGGCCATCGGCGGCGCGACGGAGATCATCGCGGGCGAAGGCATGATCGTGACGGCGGGCGGCATCGACACGCACATCCATTTCATTTGCCCGCAGCAGATCGACGAGGCCCTGATGTCCGGCATCACGACGATGCTGGGCGGCGGCACCGGCCCCGCCGTCGGCACCGCGGCGACGACGTGCACGCCCGGCGCGTGGCACATCCACTCGATGCTGATGGCGGCCGACGCGTTCCCGATGAACCTCGGCTTCTTCGGCAAGGGCAACGTGAGCCAGCCGCGGCCCCTGGAAGAACAGATCGAGGCGGGCGCCGTCGGCCTCAAGCTGCACGAGGACTGGGGCAGCACGCCGGCCGCGATCGACAGCTGCCTGTCCGTCGCCGAGCGCATGGACATCCAGGTCGCGCTCCACTCCGACACGCTGAACGAAGCGGGCTTCCTCGAATCCACGCTGGCCGCGTTCAAAGGCCGCACGATCCACACCTTCCACACGGAGGGCGCGGGCGGCGGGCACGCACCGGACATCATCGCGGCCGTCGGCCAGGACAACGTGCTGCCGTCGTCGACGAACCCCACGCGCCCGTACACGGTGAACACGCTGGACGAGCACCTCGACATGCTGATGGTCTGCCACCACCTCGACCCGGCCATCGCGGAAGACGTGGCGTTCGCCGAATCGCGCATCCGCCGCGAGACCATCGCCGCCGAAGACATCCTGCACGACCTGGGCGCCATCTCGATGATGTCGTCCGACTCGCAAGCGATGGGCCGCGTGGGCGAGACCATCACGCGCACGTGGCAGACGGCGCACAAGATGAAGGTGCAGCGCGGCCCGCTCGAGGGCGATTCGTCCCGCAGCGACAACGCGCGCGTAAAGCGCTACGTGGCCAAGTACACGATCAATCCGGCGATCGCACACGGCATCTCACACGCCGTCGGGTCGCTGGAACCGGGCAAGATCGCCGACATCGTACTGTGGCGGCCCGCGTTCTTCGGCGTGAAGCCGTCGATGATCCTGAAGGGCGGGATGATCGCGGCGAGCCTGATGGGCGACCCGAACGCATCGATCCCGACGCCGCAACCCGTGCACTACCGGCCGATGTTCGGGGCGTTCGGCGGGGGACTGCGCAAATCGTTCACGTTCGTGTCGCAAGCCGCGTTCGATGCGGGCATCGCGCGCCAGCTGGGGCTCGCCAAGACCGTGATACCGGTCCGCAATACGCGGGGCCTGCGCAAGCGCGACATGGTGCACAACGGCGCCACGCCGCACATGGAAGTGGATCCGGAAACGTACGAGGTGCGTGCGGACGGACGCCTGCTCGTGTGCGAGCCGGCGCAGGTGCTGCCGCTCGCCCAACGCTATTTTTTATTCTGA
- a CDS encoding urease subunit beta encodes MIPGEYFLEDGDIPINTGRRTVTLVVANAGDRPVQVGSHYHFYEANDALQFDRALARGMRLNIAAGTAVRFEPGQRRTVELVDLAGARIVHGFQGRVDGPLEGDD; translated from the coding sequence ATGATCCCGGGCGAATACTTCCTCGAGGATGGCGACATCCCGATCAACACCGGCCGCCGCACGGTGACGCTCGTCGTCGCGAACGCGGGCGACCGTCCCGTGCAGGTGGGCTCGCACTACCACTTCTACGAAGCGAACGATGCGCTGCAGTTCGACCGTGCGCTTGCCCGCGGCATGCGCCTGAACATCGCGGCCGGCACCGCCGTGCGCTTCGAACCGGGCCAGCGGCGCACCGTCGAACTGGTCGATCTCGCCGGCGCGCGTATCGTGCACGGCTTCCAGGGCCGCGTGGACGGCCCGCTCGAAGGAGACGACTGA
- a CDS encoding urease subunit gamma, with product MDLTPREKDKLLIFTAALLAERRRARGLKLNYPEAVALITAAIMEGARDGRSVAELMSEGTTVLARADVMDGVPEMIPEIQVEATFPDGSKLVTVHHPIP from the coding sequence ATGGACCTGACCCCTCGCGAAAAAGACAAGCTGCTGATCTTCACGGCCGCACTGCTGGCCGAACGCCGCCGCGCACGCGGCCTGAAGCTGAACTATCCGGAGGCCGTCGCGCTGATCACCGCCGCCATCATGGAAGGCGCGCGCGACGGCCGCAGCGTGGCCGAGCTGATGAGCGAGGGCACGACGGTGCTGGCGCGCGCCGACGTGATGGACGGGGTGCCGGAAATGATCCCGGAAATCCAGGTCGAAGCCACTTTCCCCGACGGCAGCAAGCTCGTCACTGTCCACCACCCGATTCCGTGA
- a CDS encoding urease accessory protein UreD, whose protein sequence is MPDCTFTDPIPASWLATLRLGFARDGGCTRLVRREHRGPLRVQKALYPEGPATCHVIVVHPPGGIVGGDRLDIALDVPAGCHVLATSPGAAKWYRANGRTSRQDVHLTAGPGAAIEWLPQETIIYDDADVMLAHEVDLAPGAVYIGSEVLCFGRHASGERFTRGRVGQRTRIRIDGRPVWWEQGAATPALLASPLGMHGHSVCATLVAVGKPIPAGLQRAVRDVDPGLAVSQVKHVFVARFLGDDSERARAALTGAWAVLRPHLLDRPAAPPRIWNT, encoded by the coding sequence ATGCCCGATTGCACCTTCACCGACCCGATTCCCGCCTCCTGGCTCGCGACCCTGCGCCTCGGCTTTGCGCGCGACGGCGGCTGCACGCGGCTCGTACGGCGCGAGCACCGCGGGCCGCTGCGCGTGCAAAAGGCGCTGTACCCGGAAGGCCCCGCGACCTGCCACGTGATCGTCGTGCATCCGCCCGGCGGCATCGTCGGCGGCGACCGGCTCGACATCGCACTCGACGTGCCGGCCGGCTGCCACGTGCTGGCCACGTCGCCCGGCGCCGCGAAGTGGTACCGCGCCAACGGCCGCACGTCGCGCCAGGACGTGCACCTGACTGCCGGCCCGGGCGCCGCGATCGAATGGCTGCCGCAGGAAACCATCATCTACGACGACGCCGACGTGATGCTCGCGCACGAGGTCGACCTGGCCCCGGGCGCCGTCTACATCGGCAGCGAAGTGCTGTGCTTCGGCCGCCATGCGTCCGGCGAACGTTTTACGCGCGGGCGCGTGGGACAGCGCACGCGCATCCGCATCGACGGGCGGCCCGTGTGGTGGGAGCAGGGCGCTGCGACGCCGGCGCTGCTCGCGAGCCCGCTGGGCATGCATGGCCACAGCGTGTGCGCGACGCTCGTCGCGGTCGGCAAGCCCATCCCGGCGGGCCTGCAACGGGCGGTGCGGGACGTCGATCCCGGCCTCGCCGTCAGCCAGGTGAAGCACGTGTTCGTGGCGCGCTTCCTCGGCGACGACAGCGAACGGGCGCGCGCGGCATTGACGGGCGCATGGGCCGTGCTGCGGCCGCATCTGCTGGACCGGCCGGCCGCGCCGCCGCGCATCTGGAATACATAG
- a CDS encoding GGDEF domain-containing protein, with translation MLEQTAIYLSPMAQRRAEFGDACASLFARLHPADSADVAASLLAREQPDLLVIDLDRFEPSIDLEALADLVARRAGAPVLLLCPFANAAWLPALMAHGPVHYAVTPLDAAALRAAVQACLAQPEAPSSDTAGLRALLDLRARVQAALDEAEDAHTLSEALCAALCAWPGVRHAAVLLLKYGNDLQLEAQQGPEGLLLGALLQRTDRLLQAPLRHAFPGLLAAAGGTAALIEVPEQSGEPALAEGLRAHGVAMALGLPIPADGPGTPRGALSLLFGAARALTPDEWATLQDVTRLAAFGLRLVAIGQENEHLMARLTYIATTDALTGVANRRHGEELLEKEIKRARRYRVPLALLSFDIDRFKAVNDTYGYPVGDVALRTVADTARAVLRASDILVRSGGEEFHIIAPHTSAVDGLRMAEKVRVAIEQAEIPGCDHVTVSLGVAQLGEQESGDSLTQRTDAALARAKRAGRNCVELAMQ, from the coding sequence ATGCTAGAGCAGACCGCGATTTACCTGAGTCCGATGGCGCAACGGCGCGCCGAATTCGGGGACGCCTGCGCCTCCCTGTTCGCGCGCCTGCACCCGGCCGACAGCGCCGACGTCGCGGCGAGCCTGCTGGCGCGGGAGCAGCCGGACCTGCTCGTGATCGACCTCGACCGCTTCGAACCGAGCATCGACCTCGAGGCGCTGGCCGACCTCGTCGCCCGCCGCGCGGGCGCGCCGGTGCTGCTGCTGTGTCCCTTCGCCAATGCCGCCTGGCTGCCCGCGCTGATGGCGCACGGCCCCGTGCACTATGCCGTCACGCCGCTCGACGCGGCCGCGTTGCGCGCCGCGGTGCAGGCTTGCCTCGCGCAGCCGGAGGCGCCGTCGAGCGACACGGCGGGCCTGCGCGCGTTGCTGGACCTGCGTGCCCGAGTCCAGGCCGCACTGGACGAGGCCGAGGATGCGCATACCCTGTCGGAAGCCTTGTGCGCCGCCCTGTGCGCCTGGCCCGGCGTACGGCATGCAGCGGTGCTCCTGCTCAAGTACGGCAACGACCTGCAGCTGGAAGCGCAACAAGGGCCGGAAGGCCTGCTGCTCGGCGCACTGCTGCAGCGCACGGACCGGCTGCTGCAGGCCCCGCTGCGCCACGCATTCCCCGGCCTGCTGGCCGCGGCAGGCGGCACGGCCGCGCTGATCGAGGTCCCGGAACAATCGGGCGAACCGGCGCTGGCCGAGGGCTTGCGCGCGCACGGCGTCGCGATGGCGCTGGGCCTGCCGATTCCCGCCGACGGTCCCGGCACGCCGCGCGGCGCGCTGTCGCTGCTGTTCGGCGCCGCGCGCGCACTCACGCCGGACGAGTGGGCGACGTTGCAGGACGTGACGCGCCTCGCCGCCTTCGGCCTGCGCCTCGTCGCCATCGGCCAGGAAAACGAACACCTGATGGCGCGCCTGACGTACATCGCGACGACCGACGCGCTGACCGGCGTGGCGAACCGCCGCCACGGCGAGGAATTGCTGGAAAAAGAGATCAAGCGCGCCCGCCGCTACCGCGTCCCGCTCGCGCTGCTGTCGTTCGACATCGACCGTTTCAAGGCGGTCAACGACACGTACGGCTATCCGGTCGGCGACGTGGCGCTCCGTACCGTGGCCGACACGGCGCGCGCCGTGCTGCGCGCCAGCGACATCCTCGTGCGCTCGGGCGGCGAGGAATTCCACATCATCGCGCCGCACACAAGTGCCGTCGACGGCCTCAGGATGGCGGAAAAGGTGCGCGTGGCGATCGAGCAGGCCGAGATCCCCGGCTGCGACCACGTGACGGTGAGCCTCGGCGTGGCCCAGCTGGGCGAGCAGGAAAGCGGCGATTCGCTGACGCAGCGCACCGACGCCGCCCTCGCGCGCGCCAAGCGGGCGGGCCGCAACTGCGTCGAACTGGCGATGCAGTGA